The genomic interval TACGCCGCCTTCCTGGTTGATGCCCAGGAAACGGTGCGGGCTGGAGACCGACTGCAAGGCGTTGATCGCCACGGTCAGGCCGCCGTCGGTGCCGTTCTTGAAGCCGACGGCCGAGGACAGGCCGGAAGCCATTTCGCGGTGGGTCTGGGATTCGGTGGTGCGCGCGCCGATGGCCGACCAGCTGATCAGGTCCTGCAGGTACTGCGGGGAGATCGGGTCCAGCGCTTCGGTCGCGGTCGGCAGGCCTTTCTCGGCCAGGTCCAGCAGCAATTGGCGTCCGATGTGCAGGCCGTCCTGGATCTTGAACGAGTCGTCCAGGTAAGGGTCGTTGATCAGGCCTTTCCAGCCGACGGTGGTGCGTGGCTTCTCGAAGTACACGCGCATGACCAGGTACAGCGTGTCGGAGACTTCCGCCGCCAGCACCTTCAGGCGCTCGGCGTATTCGTGGGCGGCCTTGACGTCATGGATCGAGCACGGGCCGATCACGACGAACAGGCGGTGGTCGGTGCCGTCCAGGATGTTGCGGATGACTTCGCGACCCTTGGTGACGGTGCGCAGGGCAGCGTCGCTCAGGGGGATATCGCGCTTGAGCTGATCGGGAGTGATCAGGGTCTCGTTGGAGGCGACGTTAAGGTCGTTGATCGGTAAATCAGCCATCGTTTACTCGTCAGGTCACGGGTGCCGTCCGCCAGCGATCCCCGCGCGGCGGAGCACAGCGGAATTGAGCGCGTCGGGGAGCGGAACCTTAGCGCGTTAGGCGCCTGCTCGACAATGGGAAAGTAACTGTTCAGGGGGCTTTCGCGCCGGGGCGGCGGGGCCCCGGACGCCTTTCAATCCAGAACGGGGTGGGCAAAGGCCTTGCGGACGGTGTCGTGGGAGAACTCGTCGGCGTGCTGTTCGACCCATTGCAGCGCCAGCGCCTGGATGTCCTGCAGGTCGTCGTGGGCCTCGTTGAGGCGGCAGTAGCGTTCGATCTGGCACACTTGCTCGCCCATCCGCGCGCTGAACAGCGTCTGTTCGTCCGTGAAGGCGATGCCCACCAGATAGCCTTTCTTGCGCCGCAGGCACCAGGCGACGTAGCCCGGATAGCAGATGTCGGCGTTGAGGGTCGGCATGCGCACCTGCAGCGCCGTACCGTGGCGCCATGCGCGATGGTAATTGCAAGCGATGCCGCCGAGGCTGATAGTGTTCAGCCGTTGCCGCGAAATGCATTCAGGTGTGAGCAACGTCAGTTCAACGGGCACATCGTCCGGATGAGGAATGAAACGTCCCATGAGCACAGACTCCCTGTGTCGGCCATTTGACATTGTTTCCCCCAGTATAGTGGTCGAATCGCAACTGACCGATTTCGACGCCGACCAACGGCTGCTGGCGATGAGCGGCGTT from Pseudomonas ekonensis carries:
- a CDS encoding PilZ domain-containing protein, with translation MGRFIPHPDDVPVELTLLTPECISRQRLNTISLGGIACNYHRAWRHGTALQVRMPTLNADICYPGYVAWCLRRKKGYLVGIAFTDEQTLFSARMGEQVCQIERYCRLNEAHDDLQDIQALALQWVEQHADEFSHDTVRKAFAHPVLD
- a CDS encoding 3-deoxy-7-phosphoheptulonate synthase, which codes for MADLPINDLNVASNETLITPDQLKRDIPLSDAALRTVTKGREVIRNILDGTDHRLFVVIGPCSIHDVKAAHEYAERLKVLAAEVSDTLYLVMRVYFEKPRTTVGWKGLINDPYLDDSFKIQDGLHIGRQLLLDLAEKGLPTATEALDPISPQYLQDLISWSAIGARTTESQTHREMASGLSSAVGFKNGTDGGLTVAINALQSVSSPHRFLGINQEGGVSIVTTKGNAYGHVVLRGGNGKPNYDSVSVALCEQALTKAKIKPNIMVDCSHANSNKDPALQPLVMENVANQILEGNQSIIGLMVESHLNWGCQAIPKDLADLQYGVSITDACIDWSATENTLRSMHAKLKDVLPKRQRT